A single genomic interval of Siphonobacter curvatus harbors:
- a CDS encoding RagB/SusD family nutrient uptake outer membrane protein: protein MKATFSIVLSILFLTSCQSFLDVKPKESISDAVTITDKTSAETAVRGVYSALASGNYYGTNFQAIGYLSGDNVEWTGSQSIVQEFINHKVNADNGMVSGVWIAIYQTINRANNVLAKVNDVADPALTTALKNQYLGEAYFVRALAYFDLARVWGGVPLITKPTVTPADNRGIARSSTAETYAQVLKDLDAAESLLPATTDRYRATQKTVWALKARYYLYQKDWVKAEEYASKLIGDATNYTLLKPYRNFFADNARGTQESIFEIFYNGTTEINAHRGQWQPQTNGGTRQWAPNTALVTLLNDASVGGNRSVLVAKDNQNRWYGNLYYRNPGSDPSYVLRIAEQYLIRSEARTQQNKLTAALSDLNAVRDRAGLPAVTAATSEAVLLAIENERRVEFALEPHRWFDLVRTGRAATVLGVTDPKRYVLPLPVDQLLVDKALVQNEGY, encoded by the coding sequence ATGAAAGCAACTTTTTCAATTGTATTGAGTATTCTGTTCCTGACTTCCTGCCAGTCGTTTCTGGATGTGAAGCCGAAGGAATCTATTTCGGATGCCGTTACCATTACCGATAAAACTTCCGCTGAAACGGCCGTTCGCGGTGTGTACAGTGCTCTGGCGAGTGGTAATTATTACGGTACTAACTTTCAGGCCATCGGTTACCTGTCGGGTGATAACGTGGAATGGACTGGCTCGCAGTCCATCGTTCAGGAATTCATCAACCACAAAGTCAATGCCGATAATGGCATGGTCAGCGGCGTCTGGATCGCCATTTATCAGACCATCAACCGGGCCAACAACGTGCTGGCGAAGGTCAACGACGTAGCCGACCCAGCTCTGACTACTGCTTTGAAGAACCAGTACCTCGGCGAAGCGTATTTCGTACGAGCATTGGCCTATTTTGATCTAGCCCGCGTCTGGGGCGGAGTACCACTGATTACCAAACCGACTGTGACACCCGCCGACAACCGGGGCATTGCCCGCAGTTCCACCGCTGAGACCTATGCTCAGGTACTTAAAGATCTGGATGCTGCCGAGTCTCTACTACCCGCTACCACCGACCGCTACCGGGCCACGCAAAAGACTGTCTGGGCTTTGAAAGCCCGCTATTACCTCTATCAGAAAGATTGGGTCAAAGCGGAAGAATACGCCAGCAAGCTCATCGGCGATGCGACAAACTATACCCTGCTAAAGCCGTACCGGAACTTCTTTGCCGATAACGCCCGGGGTACGCAGGAATCCATTTTCGAGATTTTCTACAACGGTACCACTGAAATCAACGCTCATCGTGGGCAGTGGCAGCCGCAAACCAACGGCGGTACGCGTCAGTGGGCACCCAATACCGCTCTGGTCACGCTGCTCAACGACGCCAGCGTGGGTGGGAATCGGAGCGTACTCGTCGCCAAAGACAACCAAAACCGCTGGTACGGCAACCTCTACTACCGCAACCCTGGCTCAGACCCTTCGTACGTGCTTCGCATTGCCGAACAATACCTGATTCGCTCCGAAGCCCGGACTCAACAGAACAAATTGACGGCTGCTCTGAGCGATCTGAATGCCGTGCGTGATCGGGCTGGGCTGCCCGCCGTTACGGCGGCTACGTCCGAGGCTGTTTTACTGGCGATTGAAAACGAACGCCGCGTGGAATTTGCCCTGGAACCGCACCGCTGGTTTGACCTCGTACGGACGGGACGGGCGGCTACTGTACTGGGCGTTACGGATCCGAAACGTTACGTATTACCCCTACCCGTAGATCAGCTGCTGGTGGATAAAGCACTGGTTCAAAACGAAGGCTACTAA
- a CDS encoding SusC/RagA family TonB-linked outer membrane protein yields MKNYVHMHGNYWKAWMLPLLLSVSSGHAAIPAKEVRSYWRATEGPIKGQVLDETGKGIPGVNIQIKGTIQGVSTNANGEFEISQAPDRARLVVSFIGYKTQEVSVGNQTQLTIQLVPDQNQLSEVVVVGYGTQERKNLIGSITKIDPSDTKNIPTGSFDAQLQGKIPGVQISSNTGVPGEAVNIRVRGATSINADNDPLYVVDGVFINNNSLQSVSTGGKATSPIADINPSDIESIEILKDAEATALYGSRGANGVILITTKRGNFEQKPKVSLNASTGWSKAARLWDLTTGPEHAQLVNEWWINTGKDTPSLNRTEANRPFRPVSEGGRGLPEEQQTYDRLGELFRTARLQNYDLSLAGGTTNTKYYIGGSYTQQEAIIKPINFERASFKINLDQKVNDKVQVGVSNILSRTFRNQARAGDGPQGGLLQAALHTPTYLSPYENGVLVGRAGFDNLTLLLNNYDVHSISLRYIGNVYGEAEIVPGLKFRTSFGLDYNGYDESEYWNNLLIAGSPSGLATSSQTQFSSVLNEQTLAYRKTLGNKHTFGLLVGNTLQSDVLKRTYAEGRGFANNNFTQISSASTTAASQNWSKSTLASFFAKADYNFAGRYLINASIRADGSSRFGNERKWGYFPAVGAAWRIKQEEFLKDITVLSDLKLRASYGITGNQNGIGNFAAQGLWTGGASYQGSPGIAPQQLGNPDLQWEKTRQLNVGLDLAFFSGRLSAEFNVYKKYTTNGLLQLTLPATTGFSTYWSNAAEISNKGFELGIQSVNLQTSQLKWTTSLNLARNVNTIEKLETPLRYGSRDLILQQQGHPLYSFWVYKQLSVDPQTGNVVYEDVNKDGKITTDDRQILGSIWPKLFGGLTNNLTYGGFDLNVFFSFSYGNKIYNHNKFFGEGGGARDAARIIFASNLARWQKPGDITDVPRPDGVNVNNYRDGGSRWLEDGSFLRLRSLTLGYTLPKTWSKKVGLDNLRLYAVGTNLWLLTKYTGLDPESSASSDQNQQGIDLGTPPQPVGLQLGLNVTL; encoded by the coding sequence ATGAAAAATTACGTACACATGCACGGGAATTATTGGAAGGCCTGGATGCTGCCTCTGCTCCTAAGCGTATCATCGGGGCATGCCGCCATTCCTGCTAAAGAGGTTCGATCCTACTGGCGAGCGACGGAAGGACCCATCAAAGGGCAGGTACTTGATGAAACGGGGAAAGGCATTCCGGGGGTGAATATTCAGATTAAGGGTACTATTCAGGGGGTATCCACCAATGCCAATGGTGAGTTTGAAATCAGTCAGGCCCCCGACCGGGCTCGATTGGTGGTTTCCTTCATCGGTTACAAAACGCAGGAGGTAAGCGTTGGTAATCAAACCCAGCTAACGATTCAGCTAGTACCCGATCAGAACCAACTGAGTGAAGTAGTCGTGGTGGGCTATGGCACACAGGAACGCAAAAACCTGATCGGTTCCATTACCAAAATTGACCCTTCCGATACCAAAAATATTCCTACAGGTAGTTTCGACGCTCAGCTTCAGGGTAAAATTCCTGGTGTACAGATTTCCAGCAACACGGGCGTACCGGGCGAAGCCGTAAACATTCGCGTTCGCGGAGCCACATCCATCAATGCCGATAATGATCCGCTGTACGTAGTAGACGGCGTTTTCATCAATAACAATAGTTTGCAATCGGTGAGTACGGGTGGAAAAGCGACCTCACCCATTGCCGACATCAACCCTTCCGACATCGAAAGTATCGAAATTCTGAAGGATGCCGAAGCCACGGCTTTATACGGATCGCGAGGGGCCAATGGCGTTATTCTCATCACGACCAAACGCGGTAACTTCGAACAGAAACCCAAGGTAAGCCTCAATGCTTCCACGGGCTGGTCGAAAGCGGCCCGGCTCTGGGATTTGACGACGGGTCCCGAACACGCCCAACTGGTCAATGAATGGTGGATCAATACGGGCAAGGATACGCCTTCGTTGAATCGTACGGAAGCTAACCGACCCTTCCGCCCCGTATCCGAAGGGGGTAGGGGACTACCGGAAGAACAGCAAACCTACGACCGCCTCGGCGAATTGTTCCGTACCGCCCGCCTGCAGAACTACGACTTGTCACTAGCCGGAGGAACCACCAACACCAAGTATTACATCGGCGGTAGCTATACGCAACAGGAAGCCATCATCAAGCCCATCAACTTCGAACGGGCCAGCTTCAAAATCAATCTCGATCAAAAAGTCAACGACAAGGTCCAAGTAGGGGTGAGTAATATCCTCAGCCGAACCTTCCGTAATCAGGCACGGGCCGGGGACGGTCCACAGGGCGGTTTGTTACAGGCCGCTTTGCACACGCCTACGTATCTTTCGCCCTACGAAAACGGTGTACTGGTCGGCCGGGCGGGTTTTGATAACCTGACGTTACTGCTCAATAATTACGACGTTCACTCCATCAGCCTGCGTTACATCGGGAACGTATATGGGGAAGCGGAAATCGTACCCGGACTGAAATTCCGTACTAGCTTCGGGCTGGATTACAACGGCTACGACGAATCCGAATACTGGAATAATCTACTCATTGCGGGCAGTCCGTCGGGACTGGCGACTTCCAGTCAAACGCAGTTTTCCAGCGTTCTCAACGAACAGACGCTGGCGTACCGCAAGACGTTAGGCAATAAACACACCTTCGGATTGCTGGTGGGAAATACCCTGCAAAGTGATGTACTAAAGCGTACGTATGCCGAAGGCCGTGGTTTTGCCAATAACAACTTTACGCAGATTTCGTCGGCTTCGACAACGGCCGCTTCCCAGAACTGGAGTAAGAGTACGCTGGCCTCGTTTTTCGCCAAAGCCGATTACAACTTTGCGGGTCGGTACCTGATCAATGCCAGTATCCGGGCTGACGGCTCGTCCCGCTTCGGGAATGAACGTAAATGGGGCTACTTTCCGGCGGTCGGGGCAGCCTGGCGAATCAAGCAGGAAGAATTCCTGAAAGACATAACGGTACTGAGTGATTTGAAACTGCGGGCCAGTTACGGCATTACGGGAAACCAGAACGGCATCGGCAATTTCGCCGCCCAGGGTTTGTGGACCGGAGGAGCTTCGTACCAGGGTAGTCCCGGCATTGCTCCCCAGCAACTGGGCAACCCGGATTTGCAGTGGGAAAAAACCCGTCAGCTGAACGTAGGTCTGGACTTGGCGTTCTTCAGCGGACGCCTATCCGCCGAATTCAACGTCTACAAAAAATACACAACCAATGGCCTGCTGCAACTGACCTTACCCGCCACAACGGGATTTAGCACCTACTGGAGCAACGCGGCAGAAATCAGCAACAAAGGCTTTGAATTAGGTATTCAATCGGTCAACCTTCAAACGTCTCAACTCAAATGGACGACGAGCCTGAATCTGGCCCGTAACGTCAACACCATTGAAAAACTTGAAACGCCCTTACGCTACGGCAGCCGCGATCTGATTTTGCAGCAGCAGGGTCATCCGCTGTATTCGTTCTGGGTGTACAAGCAATTGTCCGTTGATCCGCAGACGGGAAACGTGGTGTACGAAGACGTCAACAAAGACGGAAAAATTACTACGGACGACCGGCAGATTCTGGGTAGCATCTGGCCCAAACTCTTCGGCGGTTTGACCAATAACCTGACTTACGGCGGTTTCGATCTGAATGTGTTCTTTTCCTTTTCGTACGGAAACAAAATTTACAATCACAACAAATTCTTCGGAGAGGGTGGCGGAGCCCGCGACGCTGCCCGGATCATCTTCGCCAGCAACCTGGCCCGCTGGCAGAAACCCGGCGACATCACCGACGTACCCCGTCCCGATGGTGTCAACGTCAACAACTATCGCGATGGCGGTAGCCGCTGGCTGGAAGACGGCTCATTCCTCCGCCTTCGTTCCCTGACCCTGGGCTATACCTTACCGAAAACCTGGTCCAAGAAAGTGGGACTGGATAACCTCCGCCTCTACGCCGTGGGTACCAACCTCTGGCTGCTGACCAAATACACGGGTCTGGACCCCGAATCGAGTGCCAGCAGTGACCAGAATCAGCAGGGCATTGACCTGGGTACGCCACCGCAGCCGGTGGGTTTGCAGTTGGGTTTAAACGTGACTTTGTAA
- a CDS encoding DUF1080 domain-containing protein, translating into MKPSILLLGILFQQAAWAQSDRVAGVLAQLPAGNQTQLQTAMGEVGKLNEEGLLALAAGLNTPGDHTQTEYALGGYTAYASNRSADRMKSSMAYQKALKQATTPEAKAFLIAQLQMVGKEEAVATLASFLADNRLADPAARALVKINTPSARQALLKALKTAQEPAQLYLIEAIGKTRTGEAVPVLTQLAQNGSDHAKKLALYALANIGNPGSGALLARAAADRQYRFEASNATASYLLWIKRVGEAGHTATAEKAARALVEAASQSSQQATRLAAEQLIIPLTKDLTANLQRLNHPSYTEAQRLVLLQKSMAVARTPQQRQEILREVGSLRQYAALSYAASFLNHPVLRKPAAEAVAQIALAEPHFNNLEVREWLQKSLPYLSQPATLEKHLAGLPQLFTLTEAEKQEGFKVLFDGSDLEQWTGNKEDYVIKDQNLVIEPTGKGQGNLYTKDEYADFIFRFDFQLTPGANNGLGIRAPLEGDAAYTGMELQILDNTADQYKNLQPYQYHGSVYGIIPAKREGMKPVGEWNTEEVTVRGTRVKVVLNGVTILDGDVAEASQNGTPDHKEHPGLKRTSGHIGFLGHGSVVRFRNIRVKAL; encoded by the coding sequence ATGAAACCAAGCATACTTCTATTGGGGATTCTCTTCCAGCAGGCCGCATGGGCTCAGTCTGACCGCGTCGCGGGCGTATTAGCTCAATTACCGGCGGGCAATCAAACCCAGCTACAAACGGCAATGGGCGAAGTGGGCAAACTCAACGAAGAAGGACTTCTAGCTCTGGCGGCGGGCCTGAATACACCGGGCGATCATACCCAGACGGAGTACGCCCTGGGAGGGTATACAGCCTACGCCAGCAATCGTTCTGCCGACCGCATGAAAAGTTCAATGGCGTATCAGAAGGCCCTGAAACAGGCCACTACACCCGAAGCCAAAGCCTTTCTGATCGCCCAATTGCAGATGGTGGGAAAAGAAGAAGCAGTGGCTACGCTGGCCTCTTTCCTGGCAGATAATCGACTGGCTGATCCGGCTGCCCGGGCTCTGGTGAAAATCAATACGCCTTCCGCCCGGCAAGCACTGCTCAAAGCGTTGAAAACGGCTCAGGAACCTGCTCAGTTATACCTGATCGAAGCCATTGGTAAAACTCGTACTGGGGAGGCCGTACCCGTTCTGACCCAACTCGCTCAAAACGGTTCTGATCATGCGAAGAAATTAGCTTTATACGCTCTCGCGAATATCGGCAATCCAGGTTCCGGAGCTTTACTGGCTCGTGCAGCGGCAGATCGGCAGTATAGGTTCGAAGCCTCCAACGCTACAGCCTCCTATCTGCTCTGGATAAAGCGGGTAGGGGAGGCGGGGCATACTGCTACGGCCGAAAAGGCAGCTCGGGCCTTGGTCGAGGCGGCCAGTCAGTCTTCCCAACAGGCTACCCGACTAGCCGCCGAGCAACTCATCATCCCGCTTACGAAGGATCTGACGGCCAATCTCCAGCGATTGAACCATCCTTCGTATACGGAAGCCCAGCGACTTGTGTTGCTACAAAAGAGCATGGCCGTAGCCCGTACCCCGCAACAGAGACAAGAAATTCTAAGAGAAGTAGGGAGCCTTCGTCAATACGCGGCTCTTTCGTACGCCGCGAGTTTTCTAAACCATCCCGTATTGCGAAAACCAGCCGCTGAAGCGGTTGCTCAGATTGCGTTAGCCGAACCTCATTTTAATAATTTGGAAGTTCGCGAATGGTTGCAGAAGAGTTTGCCGTATCTCAGTCAGCCCGCTACCTTGGAAAAGCATCTGGCAGGCTTACCCCAGTTGTTTACCCTAACCGAAGCAGAAAAGCAGGAAGGTTTCAAGGTCCTCTTCGATGGTTCCGATCTGGAGCAATGGACGGGTAACAAAGAAGACTACGTAATCAAAGACCAGAATCTGGTGATTGAGCCCACCGGCAAGGGACAGGGAAACTTGTATACCAAAGACGAGTACGCCGATTTTATATTCCGGTTCGATTTCCAGCTTACGCCGGGAGCAAATAACGGACTGGGTATTCGGGCTCCGCTCGAAGGCGATGCCGCTTACACCGGTATGGAATTACAGATTCTGGATAATACGGCAGACCAGTACAAGAACCTGCAACCCTACCAGTATCACGGATCCGTCTATGGCATTATTCCGGCGAAGCGGGAAGGTATGAAACCCGTTGGGGAATGGAATACGGAGGAAGTAACGGTCCGTGGTACACGTGTGAAAGTGGTACTGAATGGCGTAACGATTCTGGACGGTGACGTAGCCGAAGCAAGCCAAAATGGTACCCCCGACCACAAAGAACATCCCGGTTTGAAACGTACCTCCGGGCACATTGGTTTTCTGGGGCACGGTTCGGTGGTTCGCTTCCGAAATATTCGTGTGAAAGCCCTGTAA